One part of the Nitrosopumilus sp. genome encodes these proteins:
- a CDS encoding V-type ATP synthase subunit A yields MAAQGRIVWVSGPAVRADGMSDAKMYETVTVGNSKLVGEVIRLTGDVAFIQVYESTSGLKPGEPVVGTGNPLSVLLGPGIIGQLYDGIQRPLRELSKASGSFIGRGITTTPVDMTKKYHFVPTVSNGDVVHPGFVIGTVQETELIEHSIMVPPDHPGGVISNLVSEGDYDLETPLASTEKDGQNTPIKMYHRWPVRKPRPYQKRYDPTVPLLTGQRVIDTFFPIAKGGTGSIPGAFGTGKTVTLHQIAKWADSQVVVYIGCGERGNEMTEVLVEFPHLKDPRSGKPLMDRTVLVANTSNMPVAAREASIYTGVTIAEYYRDMGKDVVLVADSTSRWAEALREMSGRLEEMPAEEGYPSYLASRLAEFYERAGRVKATGSPDRDGSVTLIGAVSPSGGDFTEPVTTHTMRFIKTFWALDAKLAYSRHYPSINWMNSYSGYLADIAKWWSQNISEDWFSIRSETYGILQREDTLKEIVRLLGPEALPDEEKLILEVARMVKIALLQQNSFDDVDTYCSPEKQFKLMKLLVDFYKKGQQALKEGATLSDIRALDVVSSILKARMDIKDDEMPKLDQLDKDMQNQFKSITGVKVTN; encoded by the coding sequence ATGGCAGCTCAAGGTAGAATTGTTTGGGTAAGTGGCCCGGCTGTAAGAGCAGACGGGATGTCTGATGCAAAAATGTATGAGACAGTAACTGTTGGTAATTCAAAATTAGTCGGAGAAGTAATTCGTTTAACTGGGGATGTAGCATTTATTCAAGTTTATGAGTCAACAAGTGGATTAAAACCAGGCGAACCTGTTGTAGGTACTGGAAACCCCCTTAGTGTATTATTAGGTCCTGGAATTATTGGACAACTTTATGATGGAATTCAAAGACCATTAAGAGAACTATCAAAAGCTTCTGGTTCATTCATTGGCAGAGGCATTACGACAACTCCAGTAGACATGACAAAAAAATATCATTTCGTTCCAACTGTTTCTAATGGCGATGTAGTTCATCCAGGATTTGTAATTGGTACTGTTCAAGAAACTGAACTTATTGAACACTCCATTATGGTTCCACCAGATCATCCGGGTGGAGTTATCTCAAACTTAGTGTCTGAAGGAGATTATGATTTAGAAACTCCGTTAGCTTCTACCGAGAAAGATGGTCAAAATACTCCTATCAAGATGTATCACAGATGGCCTGTAAGAAAACCACGTCCATATCAAAAAAGATACGATCCTACTGTTCCGTTACTTACTGGCCAACGCGTAATTGATACATTCTTCCCAATCGCAAAAGGAGGAACTGGTTCAATTCCGGGTGCATTTGGAACAGGAAAGACTGTTACATTACACCAAATTGCAAAATGGGCTGATTCCCAAGTTGTAGTCTACATTGGTTGTGGTGAAAGAGGAAATGAAATGACTGAAGTTCTCGTAGAATTTCCACACCTCAAAGATCCACGTAGTGGAAAACCACTCATGGATAGAACTGTCCTTGTTGCAAATACTAGTAACATGCCAGTAGCAGCAAGAGAAGCAAGTATCTACACTGGTGTAACAATTGCAGAATATTATAGAGATATGGGCAAAGATGTTGTACTTGTAGCAGATTCTACAAGTAGATGGGCTGAAGCACTCAGAGAGATGAGCGGTAGATTAGAAGAGATGCCAGCCGAAGAAGGATATCCATCATATCTTGCATCAAGATTAGCAGAATTTTATGAAAGAGCAGGTCGTGTAAAAGCAACCGGAAGTCCTGACCGTGATGGTTCAGTAACATTGATTGGCGCTGTATCTCCCTCTGGCGGTGACTTTACAGAACCAGTTACAACTCACACAATGAGATTTATCAAAACTTTCTGGGCTTTGGATGCAAAACTTGCATACTCTAGACATTACCCATCAATTAACTGGATGAACAGCTATTCTGGTTATCTTGCAGATATTGCAAAATGGTGGAGTCAAAACATTAGTGAAGATTGGTTTAGCATTAGAAGTGAAACCTATGGTATTTTACAAAGAGAAGACACATTAAAAGAAATTGTCAGACTCTTAGGTCCTGAAGCACTACCTGATGAAGAAAAATTAATTCTTGAAGTTGCAAGAATGGTAAAGATTGCTTTGTTACAACAAAACTCATTTGATGACGTTGATACTTATTGCAGTCCAGAAAAACAATTCAAATTAATGAAATTATTAGTTGACTTTTACAAAAAAGGACAACAAGCACTCAAAGAAGGTGCAACATTATCTGACATTCGAGCATTAGATGTAGTATCGAGTATACTCAAGGCAAGAATGGATATCAAAGATGATGAGATGCCAAAACTTGATCAATTAGATAAAGACATGCAAAATCAATTCAAATCAATTACAGGAGTTAAAGTTACAAATTGA
- a CDS encoding V-type ATP synthase subunit B yields the protein MTTQGGVQYSKIAEIKGPLVIVDDVENAAFDELVEIETTDGERRLGKVLEVGNGKAIVQVFEGTTGLSISGTNAKFVGKVMEMPVSKEVLGRVFDGLGRPKDGLPDPIADKFIDINGEPMNPEQREYPKDFIQTGVSVIDGLMTLVRGQKLPIFSGSGMSHNLLAAQIARQASVIGTSDDFAVVFAAIGVQYSEAEYFRRSLEESGALKRSVLFLNTADDPAIERIITPRVALTVAEYLAFELGMHVLVVITDMTNYAEALREISAAREEVPGRKGYPGYLYTDLSTIYERAGKLNGKKGSVTQVPILSMPSDDITHPIPDLTGYITEGQIVVGRDLFRQGVYPPINILMSLSRLMKDGIGEGSTRADHSEVANQVYDAYSRAQEVRALAGIVGKAGLTEIDLKYMDVGDTFEKEFLTQATDENRTIEETLALMWKIVSKLPKNEITKIKDKYVEQYYKEE from the coding sequence TTGACAACACAAGGCGGAGTTCAATACAGTAAGATTGCAGAAATTAAAGGCCCATTAGTTATTGTAGATGATGTTGAAAATGCAGCATTTGATGAACTCGTTGAAATTGAAACTACTGATGGAGAACGAAGATTAGGCAAAGTTCTCGAAGTAGGAAATGGTAAAGCAATCGTCCAAGTCTTTGAGGGAACAACTGGATTATCAATTTCAGGAACTAATGCAAAATTTGTAGGTAAAGTTATGGAAATGCCAGTATCCAAAGAGGTACTGGGTAGAGTATTTGATGGATTAGGCAGACCAAAAGACGGACTACCAGATCCAATTGCTGATAAATTTATTGACATTAATGGTGAACCAATGAATCCAGAGCAACGTGAATATCCAAAAGATTTCATTCAAACTGGTGTATCTGTAATTGATGGATTGATGACTCTAGTTAGAGGACAAAAACTTCCAATCTTCTCAGGTTCTGGTATGTCTCACAATCTTTTGGCAGCACAAATCGCAAGACAAGCAAGTGTTATTGGTACAAGTGATGACTTTGCCGTAGTCTTTGCAGCAATTGGTGTGCAATACAGTGAAGCAGAATATTTCAGACGAAGTCTTGAAGAATCTGGTGCACTAAAGAGAAGTGTTCTATTTCTAAATACAGCAGATGATCCTGCAATTGAGAGAATCATTACACCTCGTGTAGCATTAACTGTTGCAGAATATCTTGCATTTGAATTAGGAATGCACGTTTTAGTTGTAATTACAGACATGACAAACTATGCAGAAGCACTAAGAGAGATTAGTGCAGCAAGAGAGGAAGTCCCTGGAAGAAAAGGATATCCTGGTTATCTTTACACTGACCTTTCAACAATTTATGAAAGAGCAGGAAAACTCAATGGCAAAAAAGGAAGTGTTACCCAAGTTCCAATTTTATCAATGCCATCTGATGATATTACTCACCCGATACCTGATCTTACTGGTTACATTACTGAAGGACAAATAGTAGTTGGTAGGGATTTGTTCAGACAAGGAGTTTATCCGCCAATCAATATTTTGATGAGTCTTAGTAGACTTATGAAAGACGGAATTGGTGAAGGCAGTACCAGAGCTGATCATAGTGAAGTTGCTAACCAAGTTTATGATGCATATTCTAGAGCACAAGAAGTAAGAGCACTTGCAGGAATTGTAGGCAAAGCAGGATTAACTGAAATTGATCTCAAATACATGGATGTCGGAGATACTTTTGAAAAAGAATTCCTTACACAAGCAACTGATGAGAACAGAACAATTGAAGAAACTCTTGCTCTTATGTGGAAGATTGTATCAAAATTACCAAAGAATGAGATTACTAAAATCAAAGACAAGTACGTAGAACAATATTACAAGGAAGAGTAA
- a CDS encoding V-type ATP synthase subunit D, with product MSFGQNVAATKIELFKYKKSTQIAVMVQQILDDKRKVLLKNIEEMIQEASKARGGIWEPLQDIYKSVNEAYLALGTNTVDSVAESTPPVMEVELHVRRVVDVKIPALTVTEKDTKSMPYGFADTNSSIDRASKQIKELMPKICKAAEYENSIFSLAKALEKTQKLLNALENVIVPQYKENIRFILSTLEEREREEFAKLKKVKEKMESGK from the coding sequence ATGTCATTTGGACAAAACGTTGCAGCAACAAAAATTGAGCTTTTTAAATATAAAAAATCGACTCAAATCGCTGTAATGGTTCAGCAAATTTTAGATGATAAACGTAAAGTTCTCTTAAAAAATATTGAAGAGATGATTCAAGAGGCATCTAAAGCAAGGGGTGGAATTTGGGAACCATTACAAGATATTTACAAATCAGTTAACGAAGCATATCTGGCATTAGGTACTAACACTGTTGATTCTGTTGCAGAATCAACACCACCGGTAATGGAAGTAGAACTTCATGTTAGAAGAGTCGTTGATGTAAAAATTCCTGCACTTACAGTTACTGAAAAAGATACAAAATCAATGCCTTATGGATTTGCAGACACCAATTCTTCAATTGACAGAGCATCAAAACAAATCAAAGAATTGATGCCAAAAATTTGTAAAGCAGCAGAATATGAAAATTCAATTTTTAGTCTTGCAAAAGCATTAGAAAAGACTCAAAAATTATTAAATGCGCTTGAAAACGTCATTGTTCCTCAATACAAAGAAAATATCCGATTTATTCTCTCTACTCTAGAGGAAAGAGAAAGAGAAGAATTCGCAAAGTTAAAAAAAGTGAAAGAAAAGATGGAAAGTGGAAAATAA
- a CDS encoding ATP synthase subunit C, producing the protein MLLLAASAISILGSTGVAFAQEDGASNGDSMKLLGAGLAFGIAAGGAGIGLGQVGAAGLAVISENPALQSKVFIFVGMVESIAIYGIVMMFIILGQ; encoded by the coding sequence ATGTTACTTTTGGCAGCATCAGCAATTTCGATTCTAGGTTCAACTGGAGTTGCATTTGCTCAAGAAGATGGTGCGTCTAATGGCGACTCTATGAAACTCCTCGGTGCTGGTTTAGCATTTGGTATTGCAGCAGGTGGAGCCGGAATAGGTCTTGGTCAAGTAGGTGCAGCAGGTCTTGCAGTCATTAGTGAGAACCCAGCTTTACAATCTAAGGTGTTCATCTTCGTAGGTATGGTCGAATCAATCGCAATCTACGGTATAGTTATGATGTTTATCATCTTAGGACAATAG
- the pyrI gene encoding aspartate carbamoyltransferase regulatory subunit translates to MEQSELMVRRIKEGTVIDHIDGGKGLQVLSALRIDGRDGELITIALNVPSGKFKKKDIIKIENKFLKDDDTNKLAVIAPKATINMIKDFKLVEKRRVSLPNEIDRIFRCSNPDCITNSTEHIESIMDVIDKEGRVLKCRYCARVLDVNKLKYN, encoded by the coding sequence ATGGAACAGTCCGAACTTATGGTTCGACGAATCAAAGAAGGCACTGTAATTGACCATATTGATGGAGGTAAGGGCCTTCAGGTACTCAGCGCTTTAAGAATTGATGGTAGAGATGGGGAATTAATTACCATAGCACTTAATGTTCCAAGTGGCAAATTTAAGAAAAAAGACATCATAAAAATAGAAAACAAATTCCTAAAAGATGACGATACAAACAAGCTAGCCGTTATTGCTCCAAAAGCTACCATCAACATGATAAAAGATTTCAAGCTTGTTGAGAAAAGAAGAGTTTCACTTCCAAATGAAATAGATAGAATATTTCGTTGTTCCAATCCTGATTGCATTACAAATAGTACAGAGCACATTGAATCAATTATGGATGTTATTGACAAAGAAGGCAGAGTACTCAAATGCAGATATTGTGCACGAGTTTTGGATGTAAACAAGCTAAAATACAATTAA
- the pyrB gene encoding aspartate carbamoyltransferase, whose protein sequence is MNQFYQKDIISIKDFDKNSLETIFSATDKIMQLDPSDRREICKGKTLGYLFYEPSTRTRLSFDAAMASVGGNSLGISNMSSSSTQKGESLADTVRVMSIYSDVLVLRHTLDGSSRFAAEVSEKPVINAGSGTEEHPTQAIQDLFTIKKEKRKIDGLKIGIVGDLKYGRTVYSLLYGLGNYNVDVHLISPESLKIRSDSVYEIKKRLDFTESTDITETIDEFDVLYVTRIQKERFPDEEEYLKVKGSYVVGLDLIKQMKDDAIILHPLPRIDEISADVDKTKNAKYFEQAEYGKYTRAAILGLILNDNGF, encoded by the coding sequence ATGAACCAATTCTATCAAAAAGATATAATCTCGATTAAGGATTTTGACAAAAATTCACTAGAAACAATATTTTCAGCAACTGACAAAATCATGCAGCTAGATCCATCTGACAGACGAGAAATTTGCAAGGGAAAGACTTTGGGATATTTGTTTTATGAACCTAGTACTCGAACTCGTCTCAGTTTTGATGCTGCTATGGCATCTGTTGGTGGAAATTCATTGGGCATCTCAAATATGTCCTCATCTTCTACTCAAAAAGGTGAAAGCCTAGCTGATACTGTACGAGTAATGTCGATTTATTCTGATGTTCTTGTATTGAGACATACTCTTGATGGTTCAAGCAGATTTGCAGCCGAAGTTTCTGAGAAACCTGTAATCAATGCTGGTAGCGGAACAGAAGAGCATCCTACTCAAGCAATTCAAGACTTGTTTACAATAAAAAAAGAAAAGAGAAAGATTGATGGTCTCAAGATAGGAATTGTTGGTGATCTAAAGTATGGTAGAACCGTTTACTCTTTGCTTTATGGACTTGGAAACTATAATGTTGATGTCCACCTAATTTCTCCTGAGTCATTAAAAATTAGATCTGACTCTGTCTATGAAATTAAAAAGAGGTTAGACTTTACTGAATCAACTGACATTACAGAGACAATAGATGAATTTGATGTTCTTTATGTTACAAGAATTCAAAAAGAAAGATTTCCTGATGAAGAGGAATATCTCAAAGTTAAAGGAAGCTATGTAGTTGGATTAGACTTGATAAAACAGATGAAAGATGATGCAATAATTTTACATCCACTTCCAAGAATAGATGAAATCTCAGCGGATGTTGATAAGACAAAAAATGCAAAGTACTTTGAGCAAGCAGAATATGGAAAATACACACGCGCAGCAATTTTAGGCTTGATTCTAAATGACAATGGATTTTAA
- a CDS encoding LON peptidase substrate-binding domain-containing protein yields the protein MTQTKVIPIFPLDLVLFPRQELPLRIFEPRYKQLVDDCMIGDGQFGVCLLDENNTVKGWNSPKLVGTIAKITKCEDIELDGLQLHIETIGRNSFKIKKIIPPSISQPENYDPLSVEGHKEISDIHEKIGTEEKMYIQAEVEMIPEIDENISLEKWERLVELWKKKIVKQALPQVVEPHALDHVLEQYYLTTDTPTIDYIYSLSALGAKDPNELQPILEATTMSDLIQKVEELLTVK from the coding sequence TTGACACAAACAAAAGTGATCCCTATCTTTCCATTAGATTTAGTATTATTTCCACGGCAAGAACTACCTCTACGAATTTTTGAGCCACGTTACAAACAGTTAGTTGACGATTGTATGATAGGTGATGGCCAATTTGGTGTTTGCTTGCTTGATGAAAATAATACTGTAAAAGGTTGGAATTCTCCTAAATTAGTTGGAACAATTGCCAAGATTACAAAATGTGAAGACATTGAACTTGATGGATTGCAACTACACATTGAAACTATAGGAAGAAATTCATTTAAAATAAAAAAAATTATTCCGCCATCAATTTCACAACCTGAAAACTATGATCCATTATCAGTTGAAGGACATAAGGAAATATCTGATATTCATGAAAAGATTGGAACGGAAGAGAAAATGTACATTCAAGCAGAAGTTGAAATGATTCCGGAAATTGATGAAAACATTTCATTAGAAAAATGGGAGAGGTTAGTTGAATTATGGAAAAAGAAAATTGTTAAACAGGCATTACCTCAAGTTGTAGAACCACACGCTTTGGATCATGTTTTAGAGCAATACTATCTAACTACTGATACTCCGACAATTGATTACATCTACTCATTATCTGCACTTGGTGCAAAAGATCCAAATGAGCTTCAACCAATTTTAGAAGCAACAACCATGAGTGACTTGATTCAAAAAGTTGAAGAATTACTTACAGTGAAATAA
- a CDS encoding PEFG-CTERM sorting domain-containing protein, translated as MSIRKYGILVFLAYLVFPASNVYGHGFGIDTISSIDIQGKELSISVEMPMYFENTQEQITITATEKETKENAKNVTFLIGLFHENEMIFRNYFFADNGILQIKVTPTQEEKITIHGEQDSLLGAWHGTESNPIEITGPLFDSGGLYNFEIEVRTIDEPTNIIENSGIYNADLSLIEIISFIQKDSENNDVEFRSKSYFDTVSNFKYDFVAKEVTFEMPFDWSEKQISHIPVVHVETHLPKDFVEFLSPSYSAYVNGVELFKSSISVDDYTEDDERIIHLVLLQDHLRYLKNEMKKLDEPITENMAFRISASENTAFPLEAYTKSEDFKVNLSWDPLKVEPGIDTNFIFTIRDGRTNDPLRSSDYTFVLIQNGKEIHRVSGTAQIGGEFEKFMFAEDQTGPTIIKFENIRNTGQETEFALVVVPEFGTITLLILVISIMSIVFVSRRNPLTI; from the coding sequence ATGTCTATTAGAAAATACGGCATCTTAGTCTTTTTAGCATATTTAGTATTTCCAGCAAGTAATGTCTATGGACATGGGTTCGGGATTGATACAATTTCATCCATAGATATTCAGGGAAAAGAATTATCGATTTCTGTAGAAATGCCAATGTATTTTGAAAATACACAGGAACAAATTACAATCACTGCAACTGAAAAAGAAACAAAAGAAAATGCAAAAAATGTAACATTTCTAATTGGGTTGTTTCATGAGAATGAAATGATTTTTAGAAATTATTTTTTTGCTGATAATGGAATTTTACAAATTAAGGTAACGCCAACACAAGAAGAAAAAATTACAATTCATGGAGAACAAGACTCTTTACTTGGAGCTTGGCATGGAACTGAATCTAATCCTATAGAAATCACTGGTCCATTATTTGATTCAGGAGGTCTATACAATTTTGAAATTGAGGTTAGAACTATTGATGAACCCACAAACATCATAGAGAATTCTGGTATCTATAATGCTGATTTGAGTTTAATTGAGATTATCTCTTTTATTCAAAAGGATTCTGAAAACAATGATGTAGAATTTCGTTCAAAGTCATATTTTGATACAGTTTCTAATTTCAAGTATGATTTTGTGGCTAAAGAGGTTACATTTGAAATGCCATTTGATTGGAGTGAAAAACAAATATCTCACATACCTGTAGTTCATGTAGAAACTCATCTACCAAAAGATTTTGTAGAATTTCTTTCTCCCAGCTATTCTGCATATGTAAATGGTGTCGAACTATTCAAGTCCTCAATATCTGTTGATGATTATACAGAGGATGATGAAAGAATAATTCATCTTGTTTTATTACAAGATCATTTAAGATATTTGAAAAATGAAATGAAAAAATTAGATGAACCAATAACAGAAAATATGGCATTTAGAATATCTGCTAGTGAGAATACTGCATTTCCGTTAGAAGCGTATACAAAAAGTGAGGACTTTAAGGTAAATCTTTCGTGGGATCCGTTAAAAGTAGAACCTGGAATTGACACAAATTTTATTTTCACTATTAGGGACGGTAGAACAAATGATCCTTTACGAAGTTCTGATTATACATTTGTCCTAATTCAAAATGGTAAAGAGATTCATCGTGTATCTGGAACTGCTCAAATAGGTGGAGAATTTGAAAAATTTATGTTTGCTGAAGATCAAACAGGTCCTACAATAATTAAATTTGAAAACATTAGAAATACGGGACAAGAAACTGAATTTGCACTAGTTGTCGTACCAGAATTTGGAACTATTACATTATTGATATTAGTAATTTCAATAATGAGTATTGTTTTTGTTAGTAGAAGAAATCCATTAACAATCTAA
- a CDS encoding CopG family ribbon-helix-helix protein, giving the protein MPIVSISLNDEILSELDKLQTTMGFSGRSEAIRAGIRSFVSEEKQKADLSGNIHAILLVVHNDEFDHVVSGITHNFEDLITTHLHSKIEKEKCMELFLINGDAEKVSTITKDFQTNKNMDTVKLVAL; this is encoded by the coding sequence ATGCCAATAGTTTCAATCTCCCTAAACGATGAAATTCTCTCAGAACTAGACAAGCTACAAACAACTATGGGGTTTTCCGGAAGATCAGAGGCAATCAGAGCTGGAATCAGATCATTTGTTTCTGAAGAAAAACAAAAAGCCGATTTATCTGGAAACATTCACGCAATTCTTTTGGTTGTACATAATGATGAATTTGATCATGTGGTTTCAGGAATAACACATAATTTTGAAGATTTAATCACAACACATCTTCATAGTAAAATTGAGAAAGAAAAATGTATGGAACTCTTTTTGATCAATGGTGATGCAGAAAAGGTCTCTACAATTACAAAAGATTTTCAGACTAACAAAAACATGGATACTGTAAAACTAGTAGCACTTTAG
- a CDS encoding metal ABC transporter substrate-binding protein: MNIQIKMAIIAIAIIIPLSSLVVYGTDSKLQLSNTNNSKLQVISSFNPLYEFSQNVGQEKVDVTLLIPVGVEPHDWEPTVKDVQRMQNADLIIINGIGFENWVDNLEEAGYSGEIIDTSNGILIKTNEISSVSGDPHIWLNPVYAKIQVQNIANAFSSSDPTNEQYYQSNAAKYIEELDLLDSKIRNELSDCNNNFIAFHDAFSYFADEYNLNQHTIISSNDSHGEATAKTLENIISTAKNLNINVIFAEERVDTRTSTIIANEIGGKVLVLSPLEVVTDGTYISRMTENLENLKEALC; the protein is encoded by the coding sequence GTGAATATTCAGATAAAAATGGCAATAATTGCAATTGCAATAATAATTCCATTAAGCTCACTTGTAGTGTATGGAACTGATTCAAAACTGCAATTATCAAATACCAATAATTCAAAACTGCAAGTAATTTCATCATTTAACCCACTTTACGAATTTTCACAAAATGTAGGGCAAGAAAAAGTTGATGTTACATTACTCATTCCAGTAGGAGTTGAGCCACATGATTGGGAACCAACCGTTAAAGATGTTCAAAGAATGCAAAATGCAGATCTAATCATTATCAATGGAATTGGATTTGAAAACTGGGTTGATAATTTGGAAGAGGCAGGTTACTCTGGTGAGATCATTGATACAAGTAATGGGATTTTAATCAAAACTAATGAAATTTCTTCAGTCTCTGGAGACCCACATATTTGGTTAAATCCTGTTTATGCAAAAATTCAAGTACAGAATATTGCAAATGCGTTTTCTAGTTCTGATCCTACCAATGAACAATATTATCAATCAAATGCTGCAAAATACATCGAAGAATTAGATCTACTTGACTCAAAAATTCGAAATGAATTATCTGATTGTAATAATAACTTTATAGCTTTTCATGATGCATTTTCATATTTTGCAGATGAATACAATCTAAATCAACACACAATAATTTCATCCAATGATTCACATGGAGAAGCTACTGCAAAAACATTAGAAAATATTATTTCCACCGCTAAAAACCTTAACATTAACGTAATTTTTGCAGAAGAACGTGTAGACACTAGAACATCCACAATAATTGCAAATGAGATAGGTGGCAAAGTTTTAGTTCTGTCTCCCCTTGAAGTTGTAACTGATGGGACTTACATTTCTCGTATGACTGAAAATCTTGAAAATCTAAAGGAGGCATTATGTTGA
- a CDS encoding metal ABC transporter ATP-binding protein encodes MLKIVEIENLTVQYPDVKALDDVSFEVNQGDFLGIIGPNGAGKSTLFDAMLGLNTKYKGTIKFFGEDIRKSKEYLKEIGYVPQKPIFEKNFPVTVTDVVRMGLRNETDENKIDEVLQQLWIHELRNRRIGELSEGQQQRVFIAKALITNPKILILDEPVTGIDQQNIDLFYSILRELNSKQKITIIWSSHDLDAVNQLANHVACLNRTLFYHGESEKFFSNDELIKQYSEASMQEHMHHH; translated from the coding sequence ATGTTGAAAATAGTTGAGATTGAAAATCTAACTGTTCAATATCCCGATGTTAAAGCATTAGATGATGTTAGCTTTGAGGTAAATCAGGGAGATTTTCTAGGCATAATTGGTCCTAACGGGGCAGGAAAATCCACGCTTTTTGATGCTATGCTAGGATTAAATACAAAATACAAAGGAACCATCAAATTTTTTGGTGAAGATATTAGAAAATCAAAAGAATATCTTAAAGAAATTGGATATGTTCCACAAAAACCAATTTTTGAAAAAAATTTTCCAGTTACAGTAACTGATGTTGTAAGAATGGGACTAAGAAATGAAACAGATGAAAATAAGATTGATGAAGTTTTACAGCAATTATGGATTCATGAATTAAGAAATAGAAGAATTGGTGAGCTATCTGAAGGTCAACAACAACGAGTTTTCATTGCAAAAGCTTTGATTACAAATCCAAAAATTCTGATATTAGATGAACCTGTTACAGGAATTGATCAACAAAACATTGATTTGTTTTACAGTATTCTTCGAGAATTAAACTCTAAACAGAAAATTACTATAATTTGGTCATCACATGATTTGGATGCAGTAAATCAACTAGCAAATCATGTAGCATGCCTAAACAGAACTCTATTTTACCATGGAGAATCAGAGAAATTCTTTTCAAATGATGAACTAATCAAACAATATTCTGAAGCATCGATGCAGGAACACATGCATCACCATTAA
- a CDS encoding metal ABC transporter permease: protein MHRALISGIAIAILCSVVGLFLVLRRYSLFGDAIAHSSFGGIALGLLAGIYPLWTAYGVSIASALVITKIKNRYNISGDASIAVLLSSGIAVGLVIIGLSGGFTIDIFSFLFGSILLVSVDDTVLILALTGGILIVILLLYRQILYSTFDEEQAKVSGIPVEKINYLIVFMAGITVVTSIQLVGVLLISALFVIPNVTAIMYGKGFKQTAIISMSFSIFSVVVGILLSYIFDITPAGTIVLLAISLLAGTMGIKSSGLLSKN from the coding sequence ATGCACAGAGCACTAATTTCTGGGATTGCAATAGCAATTCTTTGCTCAGTTGTTGGATTGTTCCTAGTTTTGAGACGTTATTCATTATTTGGGGATGCCATAGCTCATTCGTCATTTGGTGGAATTGCACTAGGATTGCTAGCTGGCATTTATCCATTATGGACAGCATATGGAGTTTCAATTGCGAGCGCATTAGTTATTACAAAAATTAAAAATCGATACAATATTTCGGGTGATGCATCAATTGCAGTTCTTTTATCATCAGGCATTGCAGTTGGTCTTGTAATTATTGGATTGTCAGGTGGTTTTACAATTGATATCTTTAGTTTCCTGTTTGGAAGCATTTTGCTAGTTAGTGTAGATGATACTGTTCTAATTCTGGCATTAACTGGAGGAATTTTAATTGTAATTTTATTACTTTATCGTCAAATTCTTTATTCAACATTTGATGAAGAACAGGCCAAAGTAAGCGGAATTCCAGTTGAGAAAATAAACTATCTCATTGTCTTTATGGCAGGAATTACTGTAGTTACATCAATACAACTTGTAGGTGTACTGCTAATTTCAGCTCTATTTGTAATTCCAAATGTTACTGCAATTATGTATGGCAAAGGATTCAAACAGACTGCAATAATTTCTATGAGTTTTTCTATATTTTCTGTAGTTGTAGGAATTTTATTGTCTTACATATTTGATATAACTCCTGCAGGAACTATTGTTTTATTGGCAATTAGTTTACTTGCAGGAACTATGGGAATAAAATCTTCTGGATTGTTATCTAAGAATTGA